GGTGCCTGTACGACAACGCCAAGGTGGTGGTGCTGGGCCGTGACAACAACGGGAGACCTGAGTGGAACCAGCGCTTCCTGGACTTCGCACTGAGGATCGGCTTCGACATCCGGCTCTGTAGGCCGTATCGGCCCCAGACGAAGGGCCGGGTTGAGAGTGGCGTCAAGTACGTGCGTGGCAACATGTGGCCCGGGGCACGCTTCACCGACGATGCGGACCTGAACCGCCGGGCGATGGAGTGGTGCGAGTCAGTGGCGAACGTTCGGGTCCACGGCACCACCAGAGAGCGGCCTAAAGAGCTGCTGGCCAAGGAGCAACCTTACCTGGCGCCTCTCGCCGAGCCGGCTCGGCTGACTCCCTTCCTGCGAGAGGATCGGAAGGTCGGCCGTGACGGGTACGTGCAGTGGGACAGAGCCTGGTATGGCGTTCCGTGGACCTGGGCCACCGAGACGGTACAAGTAGCACCAGCCCTGGGGATGGTGGAGATCTGGGGCGGCGACCATCGGATAGCAGTGCATCCCAGGGCACAGAGAGCCGGCCAGCGCTTCACCCTGCCCGGCCAGTGGAATGGACTGCGTAACGGCGATAGCAGGCCGAGGAAGCAGGCTCTTGCGGTACAGGTATCCACGGTGGAGGTCGAGCGGCGGTCGCTGGACGTATACGAGCTCCTGGCAGAAGGAGGTGGGCGATGATCGCCCTGGAACAGGCCCGACAGTACATGGAGACGCTGGGACTCACGCAGGCGGCCGCGGTGCTGGACAGTAGGCTGGATG
This window of the Candidatus Neomarinimicrobiota bacterium genome carries:
- the istA gene encoding IS21 family transposase is translated as MKQLYELKGEGRSIRRIARDLGISRNSVRKYLRSPQVPRARPRPRRPSKLDPYKGYIHQRLSDGLENCVVLLRELRAQGYGGGYTILKEYVHPLRRARQPVATVRFETEPGEQAQVDWGSFSYLTEDGDKKKVWAFVMVLSWSRAIYVEFVRRADVATFIRCHVNALSYFGGVPRRCLYDNAKVVVLGRDNNGRPEWNQRFLDFALRIGFDIRLCRPYRPQTKGRVESGVKYVRGNMWPGARFTDDADLNRRAMEWCESVANVRVHGTTRERPKELLAKEQPYLAPLAEPARLTPFLREDRKVGRDGYVQWDRAWYGVPWTWATETVQVAPALGMVEIWGGDHRIAVHPRAQRAGQRFTLPGQWNGLRNGDSRPRKQALAVQVSTVEVERRSLDVYELLAEGGGR